The Bryobacteraceae bacterium genomic sequence GAGCGCGACCCCGAGAACCGGCACGGGAGCAGGAACGGGGGCGCCCTGGGCCGAGGCGCCGGGGCAGGCCTTGCAATCCGGCACGCTCAGCGGCGCGGAAGAGACACCGACGCGAACGCTGCACGTCGGGCAGATGCCTGCAGCGGCTTCCGGCTCAATGGCCGGTACGCGCGGCGGCACGATGGATTCGACCGGCGCCGAACCATTTTCGTCGCGGCGCCGGGCGGAGCACATCGAGGAGCCCGAGCGATCCGGAATCGCGAAGGCGGCGGGAATCGGAGTGCTGGCCGGTTTGCTCGCGATCGGGGCCGGAGCGGCGGCGCACTTCAGTGGAATGTACCGGCTGGACGGCTTGCTGGCTTCGCTGGGACTGGGGGAGGCCAGCGAACCGGTCAGCGGGCCGATTCCACCTCCGCCCGCGCAGACCGAGGAAGCAAAACCGGCGCCATCCGAGCCGCCCCCAGCGGCGACCGAAACACCGGTGGCCACGACGTCGCCCGCCATCGAGGCTCCGCCAGCGACACCGGCGCCGACGGCGACGACTCCACGTACCGGCGGAGCTTTCCCGGTGCCGGCGGGGCCTCCGGAGCCGAAGTCGGCGATGGTGGACATCACGTCCACGCCGGCGGGCGCGCGGGTCTCGGTGGACGATACGCAAGAGGGCTGCACCACGCCGTGCGCGATGGAGCTGGCGGCGGGCCGCCACGTGCTGCGGTACAACCTGGCCGGACACCGGCCGGGAGTGGCGGTGATCCTGGTTCCGCAGGAAACGAAGGCGACGACGCGGCTGGACATGGCCAGCGGAACGCTGCTGGCGATCAGTACGCCGCCGGGGGCGCGCGTTTTCGTGGACGGCGAGGCGCGCGGGACGACGCCTGCATCGCTCAAGCTCAGCGCCGGGAAGCACAAGATCGAAATGAAGCTGGCCGGGTATCCGGATCACTCGCGGGAGATCGATATCCGCGACGAGCAGATACTGAACCTCGAGGTGACGTGGCCGGGCTCGCAATAGCGGCGCGCGTGCTGCCGTTGGCCGGACTGGTGGTTGCGTTGTGGGCGCAGCGGCCAGAGCGCGCCGACGTACGGCCGGAGACGCTGGAGGCTTTCTCGCGCTACGTAACCGGGCGCGAGGCGGCGATGGAGCGGGAACGAATCCGGGGGCGGCATTTCCTCTGGGTGGACGAGTCCGAGGAACAGCGGATGCGCGTACGATCCGGCGGCGTGGTGGTGGAGCCGGTGCGGGAGCGCGGGATCGTGGACGTTAAAGGCGGCTTGGTGCACGACTGGGTGGGGGCGGCGTTCGTGAAAGGGGCAACGCTCGGAAAAGCGATCTCCACGGTGCAGGACTACGACCGGCATGAGCTGTTCTTCAAGCCCGAGGTGGTGGACTCGCGGCTGCTCGGGCGCGACGGGAACCGTTTCCGGATTTCTCTGCGGCTGGTGAAGAAGAAAGTACTCACGGTGACGCTGAATACGGAACATGAGGTGACGTACTTCCCGGTGGACGCGCAGCGGATGCACAGCCGATCCTATTCGACGAAGATCGCCGAGGTGCAGGACGCGGGGACGAACAAGGAGTCCGAGCTGCCTCCGGGACAGGATCACGGTTTTCTGTGGCGGCTGAATTCGTATTGGCGGTTTCAGGAGCGGGACGGCGGCGTGTACGTGGAGTGCGAAGCGATTTCGCTGACGCGGGGGATTCCGACGGGGTTCGGTTGGCTGGTGGGTCCGATCGTGCGGGATTTGCCGCGGGAGAGCCTGGAGAACACACTCGAGGCGACGCGGAAGATGCTCGATCAGGTGGATCAGGCGGGTGCGAGTGGAACGGCGCCGGTGATGGATTGGCAGGCCGCGGCGGCGGCGAACAGCGTGGCGGTTCCGTTCCTGGGCGCGACGAGTTGGAGCCCGACGGGCAGGCCGGACTTCGTGAAGCCACAAGGGACGGAAATGGCGGGAAGACCGTAGAGGTTCCAGGGGGCGGTGTTGCGAAGGAAGATTAGGTCGCCGGAACCGTTCATGGGGAAAGCGGGGCCGGGAGCGGTGGGCATGACGAGCAGGCTGGCATTTTCGAAGAGCTCGCCGGAGCGGGCGCGGAGATCTTCGAGGGCACGGCGGGCGCGAATGTAGACGGCCGCGGGGATGGGTCCGCCGAGAGCGATGGTGGCGCGGGTTCCGGGATGGAAATCGTTCGGGCGGGCGCGCATGCGGTCCTGGTGGAAGGCGAAGGCTTCGGCGAAGATCACGGTGGAGTAGGCTTCCGGGAACGCGGCGGAGTCGGCGGCGCGGGGTATGGAAGGGAGCGTGACTTCGCGGTGGCCGGCGCAGAGGCGGCCAAGCGCGTCGACGACGGTCCGGGTGAGCGTGGCGGCTTCGGGATCGAGTTTGGACCAGTAGGGGTCGAGCGGGAGGCCGATTCGGAGCTGACGGAGAAGCTTCGGCGGCGCGAGCTGCGGCAGGCCCATGGCGGCGGCGATGAGGCGGCAATCCTCCGGAGTGCGGGCCATGGGGCCGGGATGATCGAGCGACCAGGCGAGTGGGAGGACACCGTCGGCGCGGAGGGCGCCATAGGCGGGTTTGAATCCGGAGACGCCGCAGAGGGCGGCGGGGAGACGGATGGAACCGCCGGTATCGGAACCGAGGGCTCCGAGGCAGAGTCCGGCGGCGAGAGCGGCGGCGGAACCACCGGAGCT encodes the following:
- a CDS encoding serine/threonine-protein kinase, which encodes MERVGRYEILGELGRGAMGVVLRAMDPVIGRTIAIKTIRFDTLADSSDQQRLRDRLFREARSAGGLSHPHIVTIYDIGQEGDIAFIAMEYVAGSTLDAVMRDPDRLDRQMVTNVLSDSASALDYAHARGIIHRDIKPGNVMVTDAGSVKITDFGVAKITSHQVTRTEMVLGTPSYMSPEQIEGSKGIDGRSDQFSLAVMAYELLTGEKPFAADSLPALLFKLAREDAPSAHLVNPTLNEDVDLVLRRAMAKKAADRFDTCSEFITELNEALIGCPNWAPLTHGVARDLPTMGPSGASATPRTGTGAGTGAPWAEAPGQALQSGTLSGAEETPTRTLHVGQMPAAASGSMAGTRGGTMDSTGAEPFSSRRRAEHIEEPERSGIAKAAGIGVLAGLLAIGAGAAAHFSGMYRLDGLLASLGLGEASEPVSGPIPPPPAQTEEAKPAPSEPPPAATETPVATTSPAIEAPPATPAPTATTPRTGGAFPVPAGPPEPKSAMVDITSTPAGARVSVDDTQEGCTTPCAMELAAGRHVLRYNLAGHRPGVAVILVPQETKATTRLDMASGTLLAISTPPGARVFVDGEARGTTPASLKLSAGKHKIEMKLAGYPDHSREIDIRDEQILNLEVTWPGSQ
- a CDS encoding amidase — protein: MTRRGLLAGFLSQAGAPTALHQLDIAAASRLIALRKISPVELTRACLARIEERNPRLNAFITVTAESALAEAKKLAAEKPRGPLHGIPIALKDLYDTAGVRTTAASRHFEDRVPTRDAAVVAALRNAGAVILGKLNMDEFAFNFTSETSFFGKIHNPWKHGYTPGGSSGGSAAALAAGLCLGALGSDTGGSIRLPAALCGVSGFKPAYGALRADGVLPLAWSLDHPGPMARTPEDCRLIAAAMGLPQLAPPKLLRQLRIGLPLDPYWSKLDPEAATLTRTVVDALGRLCAGHREVTLPSIPRAADSAAFPEAYSTVIFAEAFAFHQDRMRARPNDFHPGTRATIALGGPIPAAVYIRARRALEDLRARSGELFENASLLVMPTAPGPAFPMNGSGDLIFLRNTAPWNLYGLPAISVPCGFTKSGLPVGLQLVAPRNGTATLFAAAAACQSITGAVPLAPA